Part of the Henckelia pumila isolate YLH828 chromosome 2, ASM3356847v2, whole genome shotgun sequence genome is shown below.
taaataaaatgcaacattttatacttaaatatctgagtcaaacttaaataaaatactgtcaaaacaattaacttaaaagtttgcatgcaattaattacttaataaaaatagtattaaaattCGCCACTGAAAtgacttaaaagaaataaataaataacagggtttaaaaattcttaaaaatattcatattgACTCAAACGACGGctgcgggggatcactgcatgtctgctcatacgtcctcgctgCCGGTAGGTACTaaatcttcctctacgtactcacctgcaccatataagtgtagtgagcctagaggcccaacatgctaacataacaaggatttaaaataatttaaatcactgaaatacaaatacataacatatacatgaatgggcatgcttaaaaatcatgaatcataacttaaaatcttacttaaacttgatcttaaatataatcatataatacatacataaaaattgttgagcataacatttttctaacatcgcatggtcatatccatagtgtaaccttaaacttaaaaggttcgactgatcagtctcttaaaaccaacgtacgcggtggtgacgaatcacctcttgatggtagtaaactacccttaacatgtggggacttttcccccttaaattgtcacactacttcaacttccaacataaaaattattttctagctcaaccttaaacattaaatcatgccataaaattatttcatgaatgcatgtacttaaataaaatgtgtgtccttcctatatgtttaatttaatttttatactaacatataaatactaaaataatattcatgcataaaataattaaatatataattaggacacatgcaatttctcatggtttgtgctgaactgctggccctaacactcaagtcCATTTTCttaattctggcccattaacactgagactggcccattaacaaacttaagccaaaaaatacatttctaagcccaattaatttattcaagcccattaatgcattcatggcccaataacaacctattctggcccaatgggcccaaaagcccaaagactggcccaataacttccatgggcttaaacttaaaacttaaaaaaaataaaatacccgagcccgactcacttaacccagacccggacccaactaacataacccatgactttccagacccgacccggacccaacgacccgacccggatccattctaaccctaaacccgatccCCCTTTTCCCCTTCCCTAtgctgcgcgagcagcaggccttcatggtCTGCTGCCGCCGGcttcggccgcccctggccggagcatcaccgcccagacgtaacccacgtctgggcggtcctaacctgccATGGCTCAGCCCCAGCCATGCCCCATAGCCCAGGGCCGAACCTCTCTTCCCAAAAACTCTAACCCTGCGGCCCCTTGCACCATTCTGGTTCCAGCCCACGTGCAGCCCTTCCAGCCCTTAACGCAGCCACCACACATgaacctagggaccctaaggcaCCCCCTTAGACCCTcgaccagcagccatgcacaCACACCATCaagaaaaacgtgagtatgtTCATGCACCCAAAGCAAAACCATGAGTCAATAATGTTCTAACTATGAAACCTCAACCATTTTCGAACATAACACTAACATCTTGATGAAAAATCTGACAAGAACAAAATAGATAGCTTAGATGGTGTTAAagaaggaattaaacatgccttgttaATATAACGAAGATTATCGCGTGAACGGGGGCTctgggacgacgaacggaccaaaaactcgataaatatttgaaagatcggctatggaggctgaTATCTGCTATGGGGCGTGAAGATGGTGATGGAGAAAGGTTGGAGGTGGCTAAGGGAGAGGGAGACATGAGTTTAGGGTAGATAGGATAGATTTTtggttaattaaaatttaattaagataataactaatttaagataaaatcatgcctaaaatataatatttaaatctcaACATAACATATTATTctgataataaaaatcaaaatcccgaaataatattttaggcaaattttaaaaattaataaaagtcaataaagggactaattttggctaaaaatcaacccttaaataaatatataattaaatactaaaattttcttgacacaaatccttaaaatattattttaaggctcgtaAAACTCatttttggctaaataattTGGCGTTtcatccgtccacggtcccgtctacgcgatcaaaaccaatatttccttaaaaatctaaaaatactataattgcgggttaaatgataaaataaattaaatcatgcatataaatcacataatatcacataaatacatttaacccttaattaaaaattaatttttcctaattatgcatgtggatttacgtttaaaatttttgggtgtTACACCATTGGCCTGAGGATAATACGGTGAGGAACAATGTAGCTTGATACCATATTCAGCTGCAAAACTTTCACTTCAAATCCCACAAGCATAGTTCCCTGATCTGTGATGATAGACTTTGGGATGCCAAATCGATGTATGATATGCTCCTTAATAAAATCAATTACATCTTTTTTTTCCACTTTTTTAAATGGTATCACCTCTACTCATTTGGTAAAGAAATCAGTGGccacaataataaaaatatggcATTTAGATAAATATGGATAGATCTTACCAATTAGGTCCATGGCCCATCCCCAAAATGGCCATGGTTTCACAATTGCATACATTTCATCTACAGGAACCCGTTGAATATTGCCATGATTTTGGCAAGGTTGACATCCTTTGGAGTACCTAATGCAATCCTTAAACATTGATGGTCAATAGTATCCATGTCTCCTCACGAGCTATCACATTTTGGTCCCTGACTGATGAACACCACATACTCCCTCGTGTACTTGTTTCATCACCACCAATGCCTCGAGGAACCCGATGCTTCTCAGTAGTAACCCATCCATTATTTTTTTGTACAGGTCCCCTTTAGCCAAAACATAGTTGAGAGATTTCATTTTTAAACCATATGGAATCTAATTTTCAGGGAACTGCAAAGCTTCTTTCAGTTCTTCTCTCCACTCACCTGCCAAGTTAATATCCAAATTGAAAGTTGATAAGtgaattttgtatgcattagtttgtgatatgtttatgtctattttgtgtgcattcatattgtttttatgtatttttatgggttttagtgcatgtgtgtgtatttcactcctcgggttaattttgtaggaaaatggatttttaaagtgtgaattacggagcagctttgttcgaaaactcaaatttaattttagagagattcaaatccgatcttcactgtTCCGAAtagagttcaagatgttttaaagctgctgtccaaatttcaactcgatccgacggctagatcttgagatatgaatttttcaaaatcatcgcttgctgcagaatttttgtactgcgTGCGCgggagaatcaagctcgcgcacGTGCGAGTCGGAGTTCCAGacctctgtttttatgtgctgcatgcgcgcgcgtgttccggggtcatatgtgtttcgaaaaatccttgttttgagaggaaattaactgataggcgttccggaccatatatatacaagatataacatattttttagggTTCCGAAGTTTCAGAAGGCAGacaacacagaggaggcggctacaaggcttgggagagaagatttcttatttcttttcttatttttatttttatttttgaattattgtttttaattattgagtagtttattttcaaccaagacggcgtgattgggccgaataaattcatgtagaaaacttggatgtttgtttgagattttttagagttgattttattttattgattgtcagatttatattggtcttatgaatagtctgatcaactgtttgcttgcatgttaattgattccaagtcgacagaggaggtttcgattttgatcaacacatggtaaaaccgactagaaatagaattcggtttcagtgtgcggtttgtgtgtaaactgaattttcataaatatttaatgcattcaaatttgattaaaattacgaaagattagttcatcaatatttgaataggtttgattgttctagaaattgtcctttgaacaagataggagaattcccgtgatctaagattaaatctgagtcctgaatcaactacatgttacatgatttgttcggtacttatgtgtgtcttggttgtctctgttttaattatttttatcttcagtttaTTTTTATTcctatttcttaagcagtttttattttattttcttgttttatttaaatcaaattgctttttattattttgtttagattaagtaaaataattaattattgagaattgacaacagtccctgtgggatcgatacttggactctctgtccactttactattacttgaactggtatgcttgccagtagatttatatcacaccgattaaccggtcaagtttttggcgccgttgctagggactgtttagttaatattaggatagattatttgcttgagattagacttttttttctatattttcgttccatttcttaattttttttatcttaattttattgtttcttacttgtgaggtacttggagatggatcatcgacaggtgttcataaggtttggccaacaatattTGGTGCCTTTCTATGttgtttgggggagattcaatgaattGGCGAACATATTTCAATGTCATCAATTTTCGAACTACACTCTCactcagattttttatggtgcTTTGGATAAgactacaagaagttgggtggattatggagctttggccactggcagtcacctGTTCaaaagagatgaagacagtgctatgcacttgttaaatgatatgacggatttcgactaccattggcattgtgatccttcattgcaaggttggagtcacaaatatcctccagaattcaactccacaaattttgcgaaccaaccaccggagcatcaagaagagtgtgtagagtattttgaagatcatgtggctcagttggagaattttgTGAAAAGGCAGGAAGAGATAAACCAGTTCTTCGAAAGCCGcatcaaatttttgagtcttttggatgaacagattgcgcttcataGAGAACCAGTTTCTGAGATCTGCCAAGAGCgtgaagtaattgagccagagcatgaggaaataattttttaagaatcttcttgtgaggatgaacTAAAAGTGacaatggaggaggaagaaacatacaaggctacatattttacctcgtcaatggtcgttccatgtacaccgttagaagattctttcttACCATTGACACCACCTCCAGCATATTCCATCTTCTATGAGCTTTaacctagattcggagtctccttccaaaagaaaaatttcaaaccaagtgttgttggaccgacgagcttcccatgcatatatcacgccaagcttgagggcgtacacaatcaaaactcatacgtagagtcgtatgattcttactatgggcggcagccgctctttgatggttgcttctacatagtcgggcattagactataaatttagagcttactgggaggcaacccagtattctTTCCCTTTAtctttttagtttaatttttggtttttgtttatttctatttgatttttgttctttCTCATGCCAGTTTGTCGTGTCTGACTGATGTATCCCGTCTGCTATTGTCATCCCAAAAGATGCTgccgaagatgaagatgaagaggATGAATACGAAACcaagggagtgttatttttgttttcattgtgtgtttgttttgcattttgttcattgttctaGAGCATTGGGGGCAAtactttggataagtatggggggggggggggggggtttatttagttttgtttcgttaatcattgtgttttgcattcttatggtttagtttattgcatatagttcgtattcatgcatatcattttgttttctgtttgtgttgtgtgaataagtagaatgatgaatgtgggccgatgatgatagagttgtgaaaaaaaattcttttgagaaaatgttgctttttattgaacatgagaagctgttggttgaatcgtgaatatttttaagcacacatgttagactggtgtagtgtagcgcatgtttgtttgaccattgcacgacaatagatgtttgttgatcatgatagtgtctttggattcttgatagttgttagacattgcatgtatgatcttgagcgtacctataaaatttttgaaaatttttttgttgaaaattaaattaactccatccgagttacgagcagagattgaaatcctaatctctgTTCTTGACTATGTATGCGGATCTCATGgggttaaaaattttgaaaatttgaaatagcaattccatccgggcttggacaatgattaaAACCCTAATCTTTGTTCCATAACTAAGTTTGCAGGTTAAAtgagattgatgctccatccgggctatagacgaggggattgaaatccgaatcctatcttagttatagctaagtttgcggataattattggggcttattaaaaataccgggtgcaaaatccgtaggcacgtaattaatctcaaaaaagtgcatgtttttgtttgggattgttgagatgatggagtgctggattgtgatacttgcattgaattgtcataggttgctaagcattcttaggacagagtcttttgaagtttcatGAAGCTGGAATGACatgtcacacacacacgtttacgttaaactgacagtgtattgtgaacaatcaaaaagtttttgtggtttttagttgttgaatttgaaacttatcggaggctatgttgttcatgattcattcttacttatgtcgttgtttgcattttgtttttttttgcatgtcttgctcgagggcgaacaaggtttaagtatgagggtgttgataagtgcattttgtatgcattagtttgtgatatttttatgtctattttgtgtgcattcatattgtttttatgtatttttatgtgttttagttcatgtgtgtgtgtatttcactcctcgggttaattttgtaggaaaatggatttttgaagtgtgaattacggagtagctttgttcaaaaaatcaaatttacttttagaaagattcaaatccgatctccattgttccgaataaagttcaagatgttttgaagcttctgttCAAATTTAAGCTTGATctgacggctagatctcgagatatgaatttttcaaaatcgtcgctcgttgcagaatttttgtactacgcgcgcgcgagaatcaagctcgcgcacgcgcgagtcGGAGTTCCAGacctctgtttttatgtgttgcGCTCGCgcaacacataaaaacagaggtCTGGAACTCCGACTCGCGCATGCGCGACGTGCGCGCAAGGCCTATGCCGCGCACGCGCGTGTTccggggtcatatgtgttccgaaaaatccttgttttgagaggaaattaattGATAGgcattccggaccatatatatacaagatataacatattgtttagggttccgaagttccagaaGGCAGACAACActgaggaggcggctacaaggcttgggaaagaagatttattctttcttttcttatttttatttttaattttgaattattgtttttaattattgagtagtttattttcaaccaaaacggcgtgattgggccgaacaaattatgtaaaaaacttggatgtttgtttgggattttttagagttgattttattttattgattgtcagatttatattggtcttgtgaatagtctgatcaactgtttgcttgcatgttaattgattccaagtcgacagaggaggtttcgattttgatcactttgataatcaacacatggtaaaaccgactaaaaatagaattcgatttcagtgtgcggtttgggtgtaaactgaattttcataaatatttaatgcattcaaatttgattagaattacgaaagattagttcatcaatatttgaatatgtttgattgttctagaaatagtcctttgaacaagataggagaattctcgtgatctaagattaaatctgagtcctgaatcaactacatattacatgatttgttcggtacctacgtgtgtcttggttgtctctgttttaattatttttatcttcagttatttttattcttatttcttaagcagtttttattttattttcttgttttatttaaatcaaattgctttttattattttgtctagattaaataaaataattaattcttgagaattgacaacagtccctgtgggatcgatacttggactctctgtccactttactattacttgacctggtacgcttgttagtagatttatatcacatcgatttagccggtcaaaaTTTCTACCTGTAATCCCCTTTGTGTGATGGAATGGTGATTCTTTTTCTGGATAAGCACCAATCTATGGGTGAATTCTTCGAATAGTCTCAATCCAGAATCAAATTGGTCTAGTTCATTGGTCTCccaattttgttttcttgtcACGTACTGGAAATTAATTTCCTCGAAGTCATTATCCAGCTGTGAAGTGGCTGTAAAATAGGGGGCCAATGATAAACTGGTGCACTTGTACTCCCCAACTACTTGTTGAAGCACTAACTGTGAATCCCCAATCGCCTGGATGTTCTTTGCTTGAAAATCTTTGAGGACCTCTAATCTTATCACCAGTGCCTCGTACTCTGCTTGGTTGTTGGTGCATGGGAAGTCTAATTTAAAGTATAGAATTGTTTTCACTCCAGTAGGGGATACGATCACCACCCCTGCGCCTGTAGTTCCTTTAGTGTTGGATCCATCAAACTTCAATATCCATGGTTGTTCCTCTATCCCATAGACTGGGATCTCCACCTCTTCTGGTATTGACTCATCAGAACCTGGATGGTGAGCTAAAAAATCTGCAATGGCTTGTCCCTTCAT
Proteins encoded:
- the LOC140879309 gene encoding uncharacterized protein: MLSRPVLSGIIGKWSPALAEFTLVYYPQNSMKGQAIADFLAHHPGSDESIPEEVEIPVYGIEEQPWILKFDGSNTKGTTGAGVVIVSPTGVKTILYFKLDFPCTNNQAEYEALVIRLEVLKDFQAKNIQAIGDSQLVLQQVVGEYKCTSLSLAPYFTATSQLDNDFEEINFQYVTRKQNWETNELDQFDSGLRLFEEFTHRLVLIQKKNHHSITQRGLQVEILTG